The following proteins are encoded in a genomic region of Planctomycetaceae bacterium:
- the glgP gene encoding alpha-glucan family phosphorylase — translation MGIGLLYQQGYFRQILADDGYQLEAFPYNDPDFLPVRPVLRENGDLCRVLLPLPGRTLRVRVWQAKIGRVSLYLLDTNDPLNSAWDRGITASLYDAGKEKRLLQEIVLGVGGWQALQTLGIDVDICHLNEGHAAFAVLARTATFSERHGVTPAAAFRATKAGNVFTTHTPVSAAFDVFDPSMVAQFAEPFLTTTGISADRVVALGRRDPANLREPFNMAYLAMHGCSRINGVSKLHGRVSRQMFSQLFPRWPVREVPVGAITNGVDCGTWNSSSARHLWCGSPEDLGPLADLESAAGRIRLTDPVRLWDLRGKSRLSLVEYVRGRLAHQLRVRGHTGDRVRRAAQVLDPNVLTLGFARRFTEYKRPNLLLTDGDRMKRLLLNPDRPAQLIVAGKAHPNDTYGKSMVRAMAQFAMQPELRDHVVFLEDYDIVLARHLASGVDVWLNTPRRPAEACGTSGMKILFNGGLNLSVRDGWWDEAYQPDVGWTIGDGEEDNPAVRDAREATEFYRQLEEHIVPEFYDRDPSGVPRKWLDRVRNSMSQLTPVFSSNRMVRDYVEQAYLPAAEAYERRAARDGALAVKIANWQRRLADTWPRIHFGDLRVSAGDGKLHFEIHAYLAELECDDVRVELYSDATGQADCIVVPCERTRSLPGSLNGFLYEATVPADRPAEDYTPRIVPFHPDAFVPLEESHILWRDRETTV, via the coding sequence GTGGGAATCGGGTTGCTCTACCAGCAGGGCTACTTTCGTCAAATTCTGGCCGACGACGGCTATCAGTTGGAGGCGTTTCCCTATAACGACCCCGACTTCCTTCCCGTCCGACCGGTGCTGCGTGAAAACGGCGACCTGTGCCGGGTGCTACTGCCGCTGCCCGGTCGAACTCTGCGGGTCAGAGTGTGGCAGGCAAAGATCGGCCGCGTTTCGCTGTACCTGCTGGACACAAACGATCCGCTGAACAGCGCATGGGACCGAGGCATCACGGCCAGCCTGTATGACGCAGGAAAGGAAAAGCGGCTGCTTCAGGAAATCGTGCTGGGAGTCGGTGGCTGGCAGGCCCTGCAGACTCTGGGCATCGACGTCGACATTTGCCATCTGAACGAAGGTCACGCCGCCTTTGCGGTTCTCGCGCGAACGGCGACGTTTTCCGAACGACACGGAGTCACACCTGCCGCCGCGTTCCGAGCCACCAAAGCGGGGAATGTCTTTACGACCCACACGCCGGTATCGGCGGCGTTTGATGTGTTTGACCCATCGATGGTAGCTCAGTTTGCGGAGCCGTTTCTGACAACGACCGGAATTTCCGCGGACCGCGTCGTGGCGTTGGGTCGCCGCGATCCCGCCAACCTCAGAGAACCCTTCAACATGGCGTACCTTGCCATGCACGGCTGTTCCCGGATCAACGGCGTCAGCAAGCTGCATGGACGCGTCAGTCGGCAGATGTTCAGCCAGTTGTTTCCTCGCTGGCCCGTGCGGGAGGTTCCGGTGGGAGCCATCACGAACGGCGTTGACTGCGGCACATGGAATTCATCGTCGGCGAGACACCTGTGGTGCGGCAGTCCCGAAGATCTGGGTCCGCTGGCTGATCTGGAATCAGCCGCGGGCCGAATCCGTCTGACGGATCCGGTGCGACTGTGGGACCTGCGAGGCAAGTCACGCCTGTCGCTGGTGGAATACGTTCGAGGCCGGCTGGCGCATCAACTGCGTGTCCGGGGACACACGGGAGACCGCGTCCGCCGCGCGGCCCAGGTGCTGGACCCGAACGTGCTGACTCTGGGATTCGCCCGGCGATTCACCGAATACAAGCGGCCCAATCTGTTGCTGACCGACGGCGACCGAATGAAGCGGCTGCTGCTGAATCCGGATCGTCCCGCGCAACTGATTGTCGCCGGCAAGGCCCATCCGAATGACACCTACGGAAAGTCGATGGTGCGAGCCATGGCGCAGTTCGCCATGCAACCGGAACTGCGCGACCACGTGGTCTTTCTGGAGGACTACGACATTGTGCTGGCTCGGCACCTGGCCAGTGGAGTCGATGTCTGGCTTAACACACCGCGGCGACCGGCGGAAGCCTGCGGAACCAGCGGCATGAAGATCCTGTTCAACGGCGGTCTGAATCTGTCCGTCCGGGACGGCTGGTGGGACGAAGCGTACCAACCCGACGTCGGCTGGACGATTGGTGACGGAGAAGAAGACAACCCGGCGGTTCGCGACGCGCGGGAAGCGACGGAGTTCTACCGGCAGCTTGAGGAGCACATCGTTCCCGAGTTCTATGACCGCGACCCGTCCGGCGTGCCTCGCAAATGGCTGGATCGCGTCAGGAACAGCATGTCGCAGCTGACTCCCGTGTTCAGCAGCAATCGCATGGTCCGTGACTATGTCGAACAGGCCTATCTGCCCGCCGCCGAAGCCTACGAACGCAGAGCCGCCCGTGATGGGGCGCTGGCTGTGAAGATCGCGAACTGGCAGCGGCGGCTGGCGGACACCTGGCCCCGAATCCACTTCGGAGATCTGCGAGTCAGTGCCGGTGACGGGAAACTGCACTTTGAAATTCACGCCTACCTGGCGGAACTTGAGTGCGACGATGTCCGAGTGGAACTTTATTCCGACGCGACCGGACAGGCCGACTGCATCGTCGTGCCCTGTGAACGGACTCGCAGCCTTCCGGGATCTCTCAACGGATTCCTGTACGAAGCCACGGTTCCGGCGGATCGCCCTGCCGAGGACTATACGCCCCGCATTGTTCCGTTTCACCCGGATGCCTTTGTGCCGCTGGAAGAATCACACATCCTGTGGCGGGACCGCGAGACCACAGTTTAA
- a CDS encoding DUF3417 domain-containing protein, translating to MKRGDGVRRLPRELEELDALALDLRWTGSPLVEGLWKRLEPYIWARTENPFLTLMNVDEEGLQIAARDQELLHELARIRRMIREYDSATGWFQQEHPDSQLKRVAYFSMEFGLSEALPIYSGGLGILAGDYLKSSSDLGSAAGGNRVALPAGLLSSNSGRRRLSVGGVSL from the coding sequence ATGAAACGAGGTGATGGGGTTCGCCGACTTCCCAGAGAGCTGGAGGAACTGGACGCTTTGGCGCTGGATCTGCGATGGACGGGAAGCCCGCTGGTCGAAGGTCTCTGGAAGCGGCTGGAGCCGTACATCTGGGCTCGGACGGAAAACCCGTTCCTGACGCTGATGAACGTCGACGAAGAGGGTCTGCAAATCGCGGCCCGCGACCAGGAACTTCTGCACGAACTGGCTCGCATCCGCCGAATGATTCGGGAATACGACTCCGCCACCGGCTGGTTTCAGCAGGAACATCCGGACAGCCAGCTTAAGCGAGTCGCCTATTTCAGTATGGAGTTTGGCCTGAGTGAAGCGCTGCCGATCTATTCCGGAGGACTCGGGATCCTGGCCGGCGACTACCTCAAGAGTTCCAGCGATCTGGGGAGTGCCGCTGGTGGGAATCGGGTTGCTCTACCAGCAGGGCTACTTTCGTCAAATTCTGGCCGACGACGGCTATCAGTTGGAGGCGTTTCCCTATAA
- the rpmA gene encoding 50S ribosomal protein L27, whose translation MAHKKGQGSSRNGRDSTAQRRGVKKFGGQSVLAGNILVRQCGTKWHAGRNVGIGRDYTLFALCDGEVYFDQKGRRINVAVAENN comes from the coding sequence ATGGCTCATAAGAAGGGACAGGGGTCCAGCCGAAACGGCCGCGATTCCACAGCGCAGCGGCGCGGTGTCAAGAAGTTCGGCGGACAGTCGGTTCTGGCGGGAAACATCCTGGTCCGACAGTGCGGAACCAAGTGGCACGCCGGCCGAAACGTCGGTATCGGCCGCGATTACACGCTCTTCGCACTCTGCGACGGCGAGGTCTATTTCGACCAGAAGGGACGACGGATCAACGTGGCAGTGGCCGAAAACAACTGA
- a CDS encoding NAD(P)-dependent oxidoreductase, translated as MGFHLSLMLCRALQELGRRDSVIAVSRFGSAESQADFAAAGCDVRPADLADERQVASLPDVENVFFLAGIKFGSSQNPDSLRQMNVEMPRTVADRFRRSSIVALSTGCVYSFTTPESGGSTESSPTDPPGAYAESCLGREQAFVEAGRLGTRSSIIRLNYSIDLRYGVLVDIAQAVMAGRPVDLTTGYVNVIWQGDAIAHIVQALPHAAAPPEIFNVTGADVLRVRDLAHAFAVRFGVEAQLTGRESDTAWLNNPAKSHRLFGPPAVSTEQLVDWVADWLKRGSPTLNKPTHFEARDGKY; from the coding sequence ATGGGGTTTCACCTGAGCCTGATGCTGTGCCGTGCGCTGCAGGAGCTGGGGCGGCGTGATTCCGTGATCGCGGTGTCACGGTTCGGCTCCGCGGAATCGCAGGCGGACTTCGCGGCAGCCGGCTGCGATGTCCGGCCGGCGGACTTAGCTGACGAACGGCAGGTCGCGTCGCTGCCGGACGTCGAAAACGTTTTCTTCCTGGCCGGAATCAAATTCGGAAGCAGCCAGAACCCGGATTCTCTGCGACAGATGAACGTCGAAATGCCACGGACTGTTGCCGATCGTTTTCGGCGATCCTCCATCGTCGCGCTGTCGACGGGTTGCGTGTATTCCTTCACGACTCCCGAATCCGGTGGTTCCACGGAATCATCGCCCACCGACCCGCCCGGTGCGTACGCCGAATCGTGTCTTGGGCGCGAACAGGCATTCGTCGAGGCCGGCCGGCTTGGCACGCGCAGCAGCATCATTCGTCTGAACTATTCCATCGACCTGCGATACGGTGTTCTGGTTGACATCGCGCAGGCCGTGATGGCCGGCAGGCCCGTCGACCTGACAACGGGATACGTCAACGTCATCTGGCAGGGAGACGCGATCGCTCACATTGTCCAGGCGCTTCCTCACGCGGCCGCTCCGCCGGAGATCTTCAACGTGACGGGAGCGGACGTGCTGCGCGTGCGGGATCTTGCTCACGCCTTTGCCGTCCGCTTCGGTGTGGAGGCTCAGTTGACCGGCCGCGAATCAGACACGGCGTGGCTGAACAACCCGGCGAAGTCACACCGGCTTTTCGGGCCGCCGGCAGTCAGCACGGAACAACTGGTGGACTGGGTTGCTGACTGGCTGAAACGAGGCAGTCCGACACTGAACAAGCCCACGCACTTCGAAGCCCGGGACGGGAAGTACTGA
- a CDS encoding PIG-L family deacetylase — protein sequence MTDDQDAILPEPLDVIVVGAHPDDVEIGCGGTIARMAQQGYRVGIVDLTDGEPTPLSPGPEVRLEEARRAAEILGVHLRETLPLPNRRLFDNFETRVALASVFRRYRPRLVMGIADATPMASPDHWQAKLLTDAAVFYSRLTKWDGYFPNLPVHRIQRQIWYPLGLQNFSLPDGGGRFVSDISATLEIKLQAIRAYATQFPEEKHRVFRLVESQNRLLGTSAGFDAGEMLIAATTLGLRNVFDTLCGNRDQS from the coding sequence GTGACTGACGATCAGGATGCAATTCTTCCCGAACCACTGGACGTGATCGTCGTGGGTGCTCATCCCGACGATGTGGAAATCGGCTGCGGCGGGACAATTGCTCGAATGGCGCAGCAGGGTTATCGAGTGGGCATTGTCGATCTGACGGACGGCGAACCTACGCCATTGAGTCCGGGGCCGGAAGTCCGGCTGGAGGAAGCCAGGCGGGCGGCGGAGATCCTGGGAGTGCATCTTCGAGAAACACTGCCTTTGCCGAATCGGCGGCTGTTCGATAATTTCGAAACACGTGTTGCGCTGGCGAGCGTCTTTCGTCGGTATCGGCCGCGGCTGGTCATGGGAATCGCCGACGCGACTCCGATGGCGTCTCCCGACCACTGGCAGGCGAAGCTGTTAACGGATGCGGCCGTGTTTTATTCGCGATTGACAAAATGGGATGGGTACTTTCCGAACCTGCCTGTACATCGTATTCAGCGGCAGATCTGGTATCCTCTTGGACTTCAGAATTTCAGCCTGCCGGACGGCGGGGGCCGTTTCGTTTCCGACATTTCAGCGACGCTGGAAATCAAGCTGCAGGCGATCCGCGCGTATGCGACACAGTTTCCGGAAGAAAAACATCGTGTCTTTCGGCTTGTGGAAAGCCAGAATCGTCTGCTGGGAACGTCGGCCGGTTTCGACGCCGGCGAGATGCTGATCGCCGCAACCACGCTGGGGCTTCGAAACGTGTTCGACACTTTATGCGGAAACCGTGACCAGTCCTGA
- a CDS encoding protein phosphatase 2C domain-containing protein: MVAIRTGHVSITGNYRDNNEDNYVVDDSLRYFIVADGMGGQNAGEKASALAIELIPKQLERWLNFESAEAASATQAIDKAVDFANAEIMALSENDPALRNMGTTVVFLVRVGNSFLVGGVGDSRVYQLRNGKLGQCTTDHSLTQALLDAGTITAEEAETHRYKNVLYRYLGTRDGSSGTEARQIFPEGGDRYLLCSDGVTDGINDDQLKNLLNTSDDPQQIAQSIVDAALEGGSRDNITCVVVLVD, translated from the coding sequence ATGGTCGCCATTCGTACTGGTCATGTCAGCATCACCGGCAACTACCGCGACAACAACGAAGACAATTACGTTGTCGACGATTCACTGCGGTACTTCATCGTTGCCGACGGGATGGGCGGACAAAACGCGGGTGAAAAAGCCAGCGCCCTGGCCATTGAACTCATCCCGAAACAGCTTGAACGATGGTTGAACTTTGAATCGGCAGAGGCGGCTTCCGCAACGCAGGCCATCGACAAGGCCGTTGACTTTGCCAACGCGGAAATCATGGCGCTCAGCGAAAATGATCCCGCGCTGCGGAACATGGGAACGACGGTCGTATTTCTGGTTCGCGTCGGCAACAGCTTTCTGGTCGGCGGTGTCGGCGACAGCCGCGTGTATCAGCTCAGAAACGGAAAGCTGGGCCAGTGTACCACGGACCACTCGCTGACTCAGGCACTGCTGGACGCGGGAACGATTACTGCCGAAGAAGCCGAAACCCATCGATACAAGAACGTGCTGTATCGCTACCTGGGTACTCGCGACGGATCTTCCGGCACGGAAGCGCGACAGATCTTCCCGGAAGGCGGTGATCGCTACCTCCTGTGTTCCGACGGTGTCACGGACGGAATCAACGACGATCAGCTGAAGAACCTGTTGAACACCAGCGACGACCCTCAGCAGATCGCTCAATCCATCGTCGACGCCGCGCTGGAAGGCGGTTCTCGCGACAATATCACATGCGTCGTCGTCCTCGTGGACTGA